The region tAAGTGCGTGATCAACTTTAATTAACAGGTTAACTGAGAAAGCCTTCTCTGTCTCAGTGTCTCAGGTACAGGTGGGTGATGGGCATTTTTCATAATAAATGGTCATTATTTGTATTGAAGATATCACCAACACTTGAAGTGTTCCTATTTAATAGGAGTGattttgttcattgtttttttttttaatgtaccaTTACAGGTGTATTGTGTCTATTCCAATTAGAAATCAAAGTCATACATATTCATGtaccatttaaaaaagaaaaaaaaaagggtttaagtttagtcctggactatatcttcctttcaatggaaaaaaaaataataatcacaattcaaatgctgtgtagtccaagATTAGGCCTAATCCCTGTCTAACCCTATATTGTGAATACTAATACCGGGACTGAAGTATGGTTAAGTCCCCCACACACAGGCTTGATGTTTGAACACTGAATATATTGTTAAGCTGCCAGTTTATgagctaattaattaattcactcattcattcatcttttgtaAACGCTTCATCATGttcaagggggggggggtccagatccaacctggaatcactggacacaagttAGGAGCACAActtggacagggcaccagtccatcaaacGGCGAGATTAAACCTCCCCACTTAATATATCAATACTTAAAACAACAGTGAGTTACAAACGAAATGGCAGTGCCCCATCATCCAGACCACCAGTTCCGTCCCCAGAGATCCCCTGCCCATCTTACAAGCAGCTCATTGGACATTGTGGGCATCTGGGTAGTTACTGTTCTCCTCCAGAGTGTTGAGTTGTCCAGTGGTGTTGTGTTCGAGGCAGTGGTTGGCTTCATGTGCGGAGGAAGCctgtcatcactgtccaaagaaaaacatgcatctccatttttgtggttAGTTTTcaacatctgaacacagcagctgtccttcacactgtgtgaaacattcatcatgaatgaaccaataaaaatgcttgaGAACTTCCAATGACCATTTAGAAGgtatttccttctcctgtaaagttactattttggagatgcatgttttcctttggacagcaacaatgtgCTAGATATCCCCTTACGCAGCTGGTGGGAGTGTGTTTTTGAGGGGGCCCTAGCTCTCACTGGAACTGGTGATGACTAATGATAAGGGAAACtgggtttttaaaaattgtgGCAGCTCTtacaaactgaaaaattttatttcaatatgaaatcaatgaatCAATCAGTCATTCAGCCCTCTGGTACCACATCACCCACTCCTACCTGGTCCCATTTCCTCTAAAACTGCACCTTCTATTTAAGACAGCTCTTGGTTTGCACCGTTCTCCTGCTCTTCCTTGGCCAGAACCCGTTTGGGTCGACCCTTGGGCCTCCCCGGTGGCCTCTTCCTTGTTTTGAGTTTGGAGTTTTCCTGCACTGCTTCTGGCGGAGATGGAGAAGAAGGCGGTGGAGAAGTCTCAGAGCTGTGGTAGCGCAGGTTGTGGCTCTTGAGGCTGACGTTGTGGTTGAAGCACTTGTCGCAGAACTTGCACTTGTAGGGCTTTTCTCCCGTGTGGAGACGCACATGGGACTTGAGGTGGCCCTCCTGACTGAAGGAGCGTTTGCACACCTCGCATTGGAAAGGCTTTATTCCCGAGTGGATGAGTTCGTGCCTCTCTAATCGGTCCAGGTGAGGGAAGCCCTTTCCGCAGGTTTTACATGTGTACTTCCAGGGTCCTCTGTGGGTTCTTATGTGGCGGTTCCTCTTCACAATATTGCAGAACTTTTCAGGACAATCGGGACAGTGGTAAGGCTTCTTCTCTTTGGGGTGTGTTTCCTCATGCTCCAGTTTGGCTGGTCTGTTGCAGAAAGGCATGAGGCAATACTTACAAGGGTGCAGTGTATCTCCATGAAGTTTTTTCATGTGTGCTTTCAGTCCTTTCTCAGTCCTAAACCTCTTGTCACAGTTCTTACACAGGAGGTGTTTAGTCTTATGCTCACACACATGCTCCTTCTTGCCATTTGCCTCAGTTGGTTTCACATAGAAAATGCCACACTCCTGACACAGCACTCGCTTGGTGGTGACTCCATGCTCCTCCTCAGCATGATCCTGAAAGCTTTTGAAATCACTAAAGCGGATGAGAAGCTTCTCGAGGCTCAGAGATCCCAAATTCTCCGCAGACACGCACTTGGGACATGCGAAAACCTTGGGGTGACGCAGTAACGAACACTGAAGCCTGGCTTCcgacccacactcctcacagcacaCCACAGGCATACTGCCGTCGTTCTCCAAAATCTCAGAGGTATCCGACTCCTCCTCGTCCTCGGACAGTTCAGAGTACTCAGAGTCCTTGATGTCATCCTGCGCAGGTGGCTCCCACTCGTCTGAGCTGTTGTTCCTTTtccttttgttgtttttctttctcctcgTCTCGTCCTCTTCTTCCTCATCTGGACTTTCGTATTCGCTCATTAACTCATCGGATGATAACGTGACTTCCAGCTCCTTCTGCTCTCCCTGGAAATAACCAAAGACAGAAACCGTAAGGAGGATACAAagcttttgttttaaaaaaaaataaataaaaagcacagTAAACCAGTTTTAAAGATGTTGCCTAAAGTCTCATTTGGactggatttgttttttttttttttatgtggacattcaaaaaaaaaaaaaaaaaaaaagtttatttgcCTCCTCCTGTAAAAACTTACATCCATATGGCAATGAAATACTAGAGGATATCAGAGTTTCTACTTCCTGAATTTATCAATCACGAGCAAGGTCTTCTTCTCCAATTATGTGTGGTGCACAGACACATATATaatagaaacacagagagaaaaatctGATACACTTACATAATTTTGGGCTCTTGATATTTCCACCTTGCTGGAGAAATCCACTGCACCAGTCAGAATCTAGACataaagagaacagaacagagagaataACAGATGAAATTGTAGAATAAAGATATCAGCAAAGTAGCTGAATGCAGAGCTGGTCTTGTTGTATTCAAGGGAAGCCAACATCTTCctaacacacactttaatactgGGAAACCTAAATTAACATTTTGAGCCTTAACGGGACTCTTGAGGTGACAGACTAGCATACTCCATACTGATTATAATCTTGAAGATAGAAGGATGTTCGGAATATCTACAGCTACTTTGTGGTGGACTTTAGGGCAGGGCTGACAGAAATTTGTCCTCCATCACCTCAGCATTAACATTAGCCATATGGCTTTCTTTCACATTCCCATGCTAGCAAGGAAATAGAGTAATGAtacacacgagagagagagagagaacaaatgaACATACATCACTGCCTCTTGTAAAGCCAATTTAAAAGGATAATTATCTACACTTCCCCAACATTCAGATACACCATCCAAAAGggtttttcctctctttcagaCCGGCACACCCCATTTGAAAGGAAATTCCATGTCATAAAATGGCTTGGCTGCAAAAACAGTGGCAAAGAAAGGGtttggtttggtgtgaaatgctctGCACTGGAAAAACTCAATGTCAGGATTGTTGACAAcagtggtgaatggaaccagacgtgtGCCTCCATAAGCTCCTTTTATCATCATAGGAAATGGTTATGAATATGCTGCTGATGCCCAAGACACTGCTGCATGAGAATATAAGGAAGGGTTTAGATTTAAAAGTATGTTTTTGTCTACACTCATTTATAATGgaaaggtacatacagtgtGTTTTCAGGCAAAATGATCCCCAGAAATACACACTGTAGCTATGTACTTTAACAGTGGTTGTTGAGAACGATCACTGACTTGGTGTCACAGACATGTTCCTTTCACCATCTCTGTAAACATACCACAAGTGAACAAAGAGTCCACAAGTTTCTTTATAAATCAACCACTTCACAAAACTAATTCAGGTGGTACAGGCTAAGAGTAAAAACACCTGATGCACCACTTTATGGAAAAGTTATTTTCTTTCCTTCCCGGTTTCCAGTTAATCCAGGTGCAGTTGATTGGCCGAGATGTCTTTGGAGCCAgaattattattctttattccagagcTGGAGCTGCAAGACTAATGTTGCTAAAATACTGAATATCAATAGGCTCCCAAATAGTTTTCTTTCAAAACTACTCCTACAGGATATAACTTAAATTACTTAAAATATGGAAGAGACAAGTTGATGCATTTCGGATCAGAACATCTGGCAGTGTGGAATAGGGGTTTAAATTCTTCCAGTTGTTGTGATATAAAACTGATGTAAACAGGCACATTTTATGTCcccagctggtccccacaatgaaatcagtacattttaaagtgaagaCATGTTTAAAGTTTTGGTTAAGGTTATATTATACTTAAGCAAGTAGTaattatgaaaaatgtaatgttaagTCTTCAAAAATTAAATGGAAGTCTGCATAATTTCCCTACAATTAACAGATTGTGTATATTCTGTCAATATGCATTAAATGCTGAGACTCACTACTGTTTTAAACTGGTGCATGGCTAAAAACAAGGACCCAGTCTTGTCATGCCATGTGATTTTCACAAAACACTGAACAGAGACTTCTAACAGAGTTgactctgaaaacacacatcTCATGTCAACAGAAGTCCACAGTCTATGAATCCTGTAAGACCATGGTCTTGTCTTACCTACAACACAACACTTGGCTGTGCAAAGATGCTGTTTTAGCCCAAATGGACTTGCTTTTTACttccacagaatcactgaccatgTCCTGTTCCCTCTCGCatcaccaattttttttttttttaccttcatACTGCCTATAACTTATTATCTTAAAGCAGTTCACATTTTCTGATCTGTTACTTCTTGAAAAGTGGAGGATGGGTTCCAActtatgagtcttggttccttcaaaggtttcttcctcatgcgctgaaggagtttttccttgccacatTTGCCCTTGTCTTACTCATAAGAGGCTTGGACTTGGGTCTCTGTAAAGCTGCATTGGGACAACTTATGTTGTGAAaagcaacagaaaaaaacagaaaagcaatGAAAAATTCATTGTTTTTTCCTCACTTTTTCAGTCAAGCCCTGACTCTTGACAGCTCACATAAGCTCAGCATTTACACCAAGACGGGAGAGCCACCACTAGGGAGCCTCAGCTTTCTCGTCGTACCCTGCTATGTGGTTAGCGCTACTTTATCACAGCGCCAATGCCTCAGGAGCGTTTTCCCTCGGCTGCGGTCTTCACTCTACTCCGGTGTTTCTCCGTATCGCTGTTTACACAGTGAAGGCCCATTCGATCTGGGACCAGCGCGTATGAGTCGTATCTAATGTCTTTCTCCCGAGTTTATCTGAGCATTAGAGTTACGGAGAAAGCCTCATAATGTGAAAGCAGGGTTTAAAATCTGCGTTGGTGGAAAGTAAACAGCAAAGCAGGGGCAGCCACTAGCGCTTACCTCGGCTACCCTTCTCCTAGTCGACAGCCGTAGAAACTGACTCGGTATAGCCGTGGGTCTCAGGACACTCCGACGGAGAGCTTGTCTGTAATCCTCATGTAGAAAAtgatctccgcagacacggagaTTCCTCACAGAGCTTTGATTGAACGGCTCTGCTGCCAGCTTGTGGTTCATGGCCAAAAGCCACCGTTTACAGGTTTCTGCTTCGGGAGGGAATCTGTGGAAAGGAACCGGGCTCCCTGTAGATAGCCTGGTTCTGTTTCTACACAGCGGAACACAGCACCTCATTGCTTGAGTTTACTGTTATTAGAAACGATGCTTCTGCCTCCACAACACAGCACCGCAGCCTCCCACAAGCCGTCCCAAATGGAGTCCCGAGGTCCTCCAAAGCCTACAAGTCAAGGATGTAGGACGTCAACAATATGCAGACCTACAGCTCCAAACACCTGAAGGGTGCTTGGTTCAGACTTGGTTCTGCAGGCTCTAATCATCAGTTCAGATTACAAGCACAATGCATCCCAGGGATGAGATCAATTAAAGCAACATGGCATCATATATTTATCTTAAAGTTAAAGCTTCAAAAATCACTGCAATGATCCACTGACCTGCAATAGAGAGAATAAAGCATCTGTCGTTGCTATTCTGGGCTTAGCACACCAGAAACTGAACTATGAATCTGCtggtggagggtaggaaatcatcccctctccctccccatttagtacagtgctataaaaatgaatgacaagggaataagaaaaataagttattttttaatatattgaaAAGCTGAACACCTCTCCCCATCTGAGGGACTATTACATAAACAAGTTCTAAATGAAGgctcaaatatttaaatgatggCCAGCCCTAAATGTGCGATGATTGATTCATCTTctctaaccacttcatcctgaacaggattgtggtgggtctggagccaacccggaatcactgggcacaaggcagcaacacacctTGCATAGGGCACCACTCCATTATGGGgaaatcacacagtcacatcttACCacgtgtgtgtgaaactgtcacaGGTACGAGTGTgctaatgactgggtgagtgtaatgCCCTGCATTTAGCTGCCGCTCTGTTGAGGGTGTTTCTGCCCTGTGCCTAGTGATCACAGGCAGGCTATCCACCCTCTATGACCCTGCTCATGATGAAGCACATATGAATGAAAAATGGGTGTGCACTAGTGCTCTCCATGCATCCTCCATTGAGGATTTCAAGAATGCAGACTTAAGCAAAAGACAATACCCAAAAATCCTTGAGATAGAAATGAGGACCCTTTACCAACGTTTGTCAACaacattttgaaataaatatataaacattctgGAAGCTCTAAAATTCAGAAGCAAAACTGACTACAAAACACGTCTCGGCCGATCAACTTCATCTGGGGAAATTGGAAAGGCTTGGTATATACGTTATTTAAGGTAGTATGGAGCGCAAAAATAATTC is a window of Hoplias malabaricus isolate fHopMal1 chromosome 1, fHopMal1.hap1, whole genome shotgun sequence DNA encoding:
- the LOC136687428 gene encoding zinc finger and BTB domain-containing protein 17-like isoform X3, with product MRCCVPLCRNRTRLSTGSPVPFHRFPPEAETCKRWLLAMNHKLAAEPFNQSSVRNLRVCGDHFLHEDYRQALRRSVLRPTAIPSQFLRLSTRRRVAEILTGAVDFSSKVEISRAQNYGEQKELEVTLSSDELMSEYESPDEEEEDETRRKKNNKRKRNNSSDEWEPPAQDDIKDSEYSELSEDEEESDTSEILENDGSMPVVCCEECGSEARLQCSLLRHPKVFACPKCVSAENLGSLSLEKLLIRFSDFKSFQDHAEEEHGVTTKRVLCQECGIFYVKPTEANGKKEHVCEHKTKHLLCKNCDKRFRTEKGLKAHMKKLHGDTLHPCKYCLMPFCNRPAKLEHEETHPKEKKPYHCPDCPEKFCNIVKRNRHIRTHRGPWKYTCKTCGKGFPHLDRLERHELIHSGIKPFQCEVCKRSFSQEGHLKSHVRLHTGEKPYKCKFCDKCFNHNVSLKSHNLRYHSSETSPPPSSPSPPEAVQENSKLKTRKRPPGRPKGRPKRVLAKEEQENGANQELS
- the LOC136687428 gene encoding zinc finger and BTB domain-containing protein 17-like isoform X1, which codes for MPAECSVPGCDKYDEARAKGVTFHRFPEKDVELCKKWLAAIGRDINTPQKNYVYLRVCSQHFRVEDYERDLKAELMGYPRRRIVKKTAIPSLMLKRQKVDTKSETQILTGAVDFSSKVEISRAQNYGEQKELEVTLSSDELMSEYESPDEEEEDETRRKKNNKRKRNNSSDEWEPPAQDDIKDSEYSELSEDEEESDTSEILENDGSMPVVCCEECGSEARLQCSLLRHPKVFACPKCVSAENLGSLSLEKLLIRFSDFKSFQDHAEEEHGVTTKRVLCQECGIFYVKPTEANGKKEHVCEHKTKHLLCKNCDKRFRTEKGLKAHMKKLHGDTLHPCKYCLMPFCNRPAKLEHEETHPKEKKPYHCPDCPEKFCNIVKRNRHIRTHRGPWKYTCKTCGKGFPHLDRLERHELIHSGIKPFQCEVCKRSFSQEGHLKSHVRLHTGEKPYKCKFCDKCFNHNVSLKSHNLRYHSSETSPPPSSPSPPEAVQENSKLKTRKRPPGRPKGRPKRVLAKEEQENGANQELS
- the LOC136687428 gene encoding zinc finger and BTB domain-containing protein 17-like isoform X2, which produces MGVNCAMPHCTNKWKKYRPVRFFRLPIQETETLKQWMNLLNIDISTPFEKLYNIRVCSDHFNEDDYNKPVKNPTADFSKCRLLKKTAVPSVSYSPTEAGLKILTGAVDFSSKVEISRAQNYGEQKELEVTLSSDELMSEYESPDEEEEDETRRKKNNKRKRNNSSDEWEPPAQDDIKDSEYSELSEDEEESDTSEILENDGSMPVVCCEECGSEARLQCSLLRHPKVFACPKCVSAENLGSLSLEKLLIRFSDFKSFQDHAEEEHGVTTKRVLCQECGIFYVKPTEANGKKEHVCEHKTKHLLCKNCDKRFRTEKGLKAHMKKLHGDTLHPCKYCLMPFCNRPAKLEHEETHPKEKKPYHCPDCPEKFCNIVKRNRHIRTHRGPWKYTCKTCGKGFPHLDRLERHELIHSGIKPFQCEVCKRSFSQEGHLKSHVRLHTGEKPYKCKFCDKCFNHNVSLKSHNLRYHSSETSPPPSSPSPPEAVQENSKLKTRKRPPGRPKGRPKRVLAKEEQENGANQELS